Proteins from a genomic interval of Oreochromis aureus strain Israel breed Guangdong linkage group 6, ZZ_aureus, whole genome shotgun sequence:
- the LOC120440647 gene encoding uncharacterized protein LOC120440647, translating into MAGEPGVTVGEESTFKWNKEQTTLLIRLRGENDHLFTGVKNSATVAWRTILEKMGLQGTVTPSQARKKWDNLKTKYKECKYPGSGEGVSGKPTAATWPWFALMDEVIGQRPSIRPPVLLSTLREDTPGPSSAVGDRNGAESDTDEGESQPTTSARKRKRDRDDELLNLIREDMQQQREAEERRAQESRERMDRLFSILECLIPK; encoded by the exons ATGGCGGGCGAACCAGGCGTGACAGTGGGAGAGGAATCCACATTCAAAT GGAACAAAGAGCAAACAACACTCCTCATCCGATTACGAGGGGAAAACGAccacctcttcactggggtgaagaattcTGCCACTGTGGCATGGAG GACTATACTGGAGAAGATGGGCTTGCAGGGGACAGTCACCCCCTCGCAGGCAAGGAAAAAGTGGGATAACCTCAAGACAAAATACAAA GAGTGCAAGTATCCAGGGTCAGGAGAGGGTGTAAGTGGTAAGCCCACTGCTGCCAcctggccctggtttgccctcatggacGAGGTAATAGGACAGAGGCCGTCCATCAGGCCCCCTGTCCTACTGTCCACGCTCCgtgaggacactccagggccaagtTCAGCAGTGGGTGACCGAAACGGAGCAGAGTCTGACACTGATGAGGGGGAAAGTCAGCCGACCACATCAGCAAGGAAGAGGAAACGGGATCGGGATGACGAGCTGCTCAACCTCATCAGGGAGGACATGCAGCAACAAAGGGAGGCGGAGGAGAGAAGGGCGCAGGAGAGCAGGGAGCGAATGGATAGACTCTTTTCAATCCTGGAATGTCTGATCCCAAAATGA
- the LOC120440736 gene encoding CMRF35-like molecule 5 — protein sequence MVKISGCAFIFSALNIVEMMTLNVQGEIGGDVSFTCSDWKVWISVNTNKKYLCESPCSKTKHIIITAAPGKTEYRNRVILNNKGNDLLVTFNNLELADSKKYYCGVERHGYDPLIEVNLKVVHGPKKRAKTVTPGSTVSFAVLNRTIMPLSHLDIITNSSVLSYITPTTPPIQKAGIVPYLILGVIAITLVIVLMVMLNFMQTFKRKMEIVSPQEDAHVDFTYDETGPEDQQTARPPVAVLSASLSRLNADVDSESLYANYLQDSQSAVINDSLCSFARRPKHKTEHNEQKSNSIYSLVYLPQAT from the exons ATGGTAAAAATCAGTGgatgtgcttttattttttctg CTCTCAATATTGTGGAGATGATGACACTCAATGTACAAGGTGAAATTGGGGGAGATGTGTCATTCACATGTTCAGACTGGAAGGTTTGGATCAGTGTGAACACTAATAAGAAGTACCTTTGTGAAAGTCCAtgctcaaaaacaaaacacataatcATCACTGCTGCGCCTGGAAAGACTGAATATCGAAACAGAGTAATCCTAAATAACAAAGGGAATGATTTATTAGTGACTTTCAATAATCTTGAATTGGCAGACTCAAAAAAATATTACTGTGGAGTTGAGAGACACGGCTATGATCCACTTATAGAGGTCAATCTAAAAGTTGTACATG GTCCTAAAAAACGTGCTAAGACAGTCACTCCTGGGTCAACTGTGTCCTTTGCTGTTTTAAACAGAACCATTATGCCTTTAAGCCATTTGGATATTATTACTAATTCATCTGTCCTATCCTATATAACACCGACTACACCACCCATTCAAAAAGCTG GAATTGTGCCATATTTAATTTTAGGTGTCATTGCCATAACACTGGTGATAGTATTGATGgtcatgttgaactttatgcaaacttttaaaagaaaaatgg AAATTGTGTCTCCACAGGAAGATGCACATGTG GATTTTACTTATGATGAAACTGGACCTGAAGACCAGCAGACTGCCAGACCACCGGTAGCCGTCTTGAGTGCAAGCCTCAGTAGACTGAACGCTGATGTTGACTCTGAAAGTCTCTATGCAAATTATCTCCAAGACAGTCAATCAGCAGTGATAAATGATTCATTGTGCTCTTTTGCTCGACGACCCAAACataaaactgaacacaatgAGCAAAAAAGTAATTCTATATATTCCCTTGTTTACCTACCACAGGCAACCTGA